One window of the Patescibacteria group bacterium genome contains the following:
- the metG gene encoding methionine--tRNA ligase, translating into MKNTFYITTTLPYVNADPHLGHALEFVHADIIARYKRLLGQEVFFNIGTDEHGQKILEKAVLEGKGPQEHADHYAARFRQFADMLAISYTNFIRTTDAHHKAAAEEFWKRCEAQGDIYKKLYTVKYCVGCELEKSDSELLEGRCPIHPGTEIQLREEENYFFRFSKYQERLLKLYGDNPDFILPSTRRTEITKFVQRGLQDFSISRLKEKMAWGIGVPGDEEHVMYVWFDALVNYVSAIGWPDDQEKFEKWWPVVQMAGKDNLRQQAAMWQAMLMSANLPPSKQIIIHGFITSGGKKMSKSVGNVVSPTDIVKEYGVDALRYYLAREITPFEDGDFTEEHFKEVYNANLANGLGNLTSRIMKMATSYDIKATEDTRALTLEGLYPQPHTDEYLENFQIDRAMDEIWTKGVQNLDSYIQREQPFKKIKEDKVGAKKDIEYLLHHLRGIALRLYPFMPETAKKIDDAVMNHLMPEPLFLRK; encoded by the coding sequence ATGAAAAATACTTTTTACATCACCACAACACTTCCGTATGTAAACGCCGACCCGCATTTGGGTCATGCGCTTGAATTTGTGCATGCGGATATCATCGCGCGCTATAAGCGCCTTTTGGGACAAGAGGTGTTCTTCAACATCGGTACGGATGAGCACGGGCAGAAGATACTGGAGAAAGCCGTTTTGGAAGGCAAAGGACCGCAAGAGCACGCGGATCATTACGCCGCGCGCTTCAGGCAATTCGCCGATATGCTCGCTATTTCTTATACCAATTTCATCCGCACGACCGATGCGCATCACAAAGCGGCCGCAGAGGAGTTTTGGAAGCGCTGTGAGGCACAGGGCGATATCTACAAAAAACTCTACACGGTAAAATATTGCGTCGGATGCGAGCTGGAAAAGTCCGATTCCGAGCTTCTGGAAGGGAGATGCCCCATACATCCCGGCACGGAGATTCAATTGCGCGAGGAAGAGAACTACTTTTTCCGCTTTTCAAAGTATCAAGAACGCCTGCTGAAGCTCTATGGCGACAACCCCGACTTCATACTGCCCTCTACGCGCCGCACGGAAATAACAAAATTCGTACAACGCGGACTGCAAGATTTCAGCATTTCGCGACTCAAGGAGAAGATGGCTTGGGGGATAGGGGTGCCCGGGGACGAAGAACATGTGATGTATGTGTGGTTTGACGCGCTCGTGAACTACGTTTCCGCTATCGGGTGGCCCGACGACCAAGAGAAATTTGAAAAATGGTGGCCGGTTGTCCAAATGGCGGGGAAAGACAATTTGCGCCAACAAGCGGCGATGTGGCAGGCAATGCTTATGTCGGCCAATCTTCCGCCCTCAAAACAAATCATCATCCACGGCTTTATTACCAGCGGGGGGAAGAAAATGAGCAAAAGCGTGGGAAATGTCGTCAGTCCGACTGATATTGTCAAAGAATATGGCGTTGACGCGCTCCGCTACTATCTGGCGCGCGAAATTACTCCGTTTGAAGATGGAGATTTTACCGAGGAGCATTTTAAAGAGGTCTATAATGCCAATTTAGCCAATGGGCTCGGCAATCTCACAAGCCGCATAATGAAAATGGCTACGTCGTATGATATTAAGGCTACAGAAGATACCCGGGCGTTAACGTTGGAGGGGCTTTATCCGCAACCGCATACCGATGAGTATCTTGAGAATTTTCAGATTGATCGGGCGATGGACGAGATATGGACCAAGGGGGTGCAAAACTTGGATAGCTATATACAGAGAGAGCAACCGTTCAAAAAAATTAAAGAAGACAAGGTGGGAGCAAAAAAGGATATAGAGTATTTGTTGCATCACCTTCGGGGGATA